One window of Pelmatolapia mariae isolate MD_Pm_ZW linkage group LG18, Pm_UMD_F_2, whole genome shotgun sequence genomic DNA carries:
- the LOC134616254 gene encoding epidermal growth factor receptor — protein sequence MTPHRELQSNTMAARFLKWISLTSLLWLSFCGLAENKVCQGATNYLNLLGTKEDHYRNMVKTYSNCTVILENLEITHVEDHRDLSFLRSIKEVGGYVLIAFNTVSRIPLENLRIIRGHSLYYGSFALLVISNYNKSANKGTDQLLLTSLTEILKGGVKFLSNQLCNVETIQWSDIVNVGNISIDPTPSKNKNCGKCDSSCFNGSCWAPGPENCQTLTKLNCAQQCSKRCKGPSPSDCCNENCAAGCTGPRAEDCLACRDFQDNGVCKDSCPSLLRYDPNLYQLVPNPHGKYSFGATCVKSCPHNYIISDYGACLRTCSGNTHEVEVGGVRKCAKCDGLCPKECNGLGTGELTHVLSINATNIGSFENCTIINGNIDIIVLSIYGDQFTKTPKMDPEQLNVFKTVKEITGYLWIQTWPNTMSSLSPFENLEVIWGRTKRGSHSLVVAGLHITHLGLRSLREISDGDVFVSKNSELCYTDAKHWQKLFKSPHQTVNIEGNANAATCALRNDTCDKKCTADGCWGPGPRMCISCRDYKRDGSCVDSCNILEGEPRETAVNKTCIKCHPKCQPMNGTATCSAPGSANCTKFKDGLFCMSRA from the exons TGTGCCAAGGTGCAACCAATTATTTAAACCTTCTGGGAACTAAAGAGGACCACTACAGGAACATGGTAAAGACCTACAGCAACTGCACCGTAATCTTGGAGAACCTGGAGATCACACACGTGGAGGATCACCGTGACCTGTCCTTCCTCCGG TCTATCAAAGAAGTTGGTGGCTACGTCCTGATCGCCTTCAATACAGTATCCAGGATTCCTTTGGAGAACCTGCGCATCATTCGAGGCCATTCTCTCTATTATGGAAGTTTTGCTCTTCTTGTGATTTCCAATTATAACAAATCTGCAAACAAGGGCACCGATCAGCTTCTTCTGACCAGCCTGACAG aaaTTCTTAAAGGAGGAGTAAAATTTTTGAGCAACCAGCTTTGCAATGTGGAAACAATCCAGTGGTCTGATATTGTTAATGTTGGAAACATCAGCATTGATCCAACTcctagcaaaaacaaaaatt GTGGAAAATGTGACTCAAGCTGCTTCAATGGCTCATGTTGGGCACCTGGTCCTGAAAACTGTCAGACTT TGACAAAGCTGAACTGTGCCCAGCAGTGCTCTAAGAGGTGCAAAGGACCTTCACCGAGCGACTGTTGCAATGAGAATTGTGCTGCGGGGTGCACGGGACCCAGAGCTGAAGACTGTCTG GCCTGTCGGGACTTCCAGGATAATGGGGTGTGTAAGGACTCCTGCCCAAGCCTTCTGCGTTATGACCCCAACCTGTACCAGCTGGTTCCTAATCCGCATGGAAAGTACAGCTTCGGGGCCACCTGTGTCAAAAGCTGCCCAC ATAATTATATTATTTCTGATTACGGAGCATGTTTGCGGACGTGCAGCGGTAACACGCATGAGGTGGAGGTAGGAGGAGTCAGGAAGTGCGCCAAGTGTGATGGGCTGTGTCCAAAAG agTGTAATGGACTTGGAACAGGAGAATTGACTCACGTTCTGTCTATCAATGCAACAAACATCGGCTCCTTTGAAAACTGCACCATAATCAATGGAAACATCGACATCATCGTCTTGTCAATTTATGG ggATCAATTCACCAAAACACCAAAGATGGATCCTGAGCAGCTTAATGTGTTTAAGACAGTTAAAGAAATTACTG GGTACCTGTGGATTCAAACGTGGCCAAATACCATGAGCTCACTGAGTCCTTTTGAGAATCTGGAGGTCATTTGGGGGAGAACTAAACG CGGAAGCCACAGTTTGGTTGTGGCTGGGCTACATATCACCCACCTGGGCCTGAGGTCCCTCAGAGAAATCAGTGACGGAGATGTGTTTGTCTCTAAGAACTCTGAACTCTGTTACACCGATGCAAAGCACTGGCAGAAGCTTTTCAAATCACCACACcaaactgttaatatagagggCAATGCCAACGCTGCCACCTGCG CTCTGAGAAACGACACTTGCGACAAGAAGTGCACGGCGGACGGCTGCTGGGGTCCGGGCCCCAGGATGTGCATTTCGTGCCGCGACTACAAGCGCGACGGGAGCTGCGTCGACTCCTGCAACATCCTGGAGGG agAGCCACGCGAGACAGCTGTGAATAAAACCTGCATCAAGTGCCACCCCAAGTGTCAGCCCATGAACGGGACTGCAACCTGCAGCGCGCCT ggGTCTGCTAACTGCACTAAATTCAAAGATGGACTGTTCTGCATGTCCCGAGCTTGA